In one Geotoga petraea genomic region, the following are encoded:
- the tuf gene encoding elongation factor Tu, whose protein sequence is MAKEKFVRDKVHMNIGTIGHIDHGKTTLTAAITKSLSLKGGADFTPFDMIDKAPEERSRGITINVTHVEYQTEKRHYAHIDCPGHADYIKNMITGAAQMDGAILVVAATDGVMPQTREHVLLARQVNVPAIAVFINKVDMVEDEELIELVEMEVRELLSSYEFPGDDVPVIKGSALKALEEPDDVDEWKSHIYELMDAVDDYFPEPERAADQPFLMPIEDIFTITGRGTVVTGRIERGKIHTGDEIELIGVGKEISKTVCTGVEMFRKELDEGTAGDNVGILLRGKGKDDVKRGQVLAKPGSITPHKKFKAEVYVLKKEEGGRHTPFTKGYRPQFYIRTADVTGTLIDFDGGAEMVMPGDNITMTIELIYPVALENNMRFAIREGGRTVGAGVVTEIIE, encoded by the coding sequence ATGGCAAAAGAAAAATTTGTAAGAGACAAAGTCCATATGAACATTGGTACAATTGGACATATTGACCACGGTAAAACAACATTAACAGCAGCTATAACAAAAAGCTTATCTTTAAAAGGTGGAGCTGATTTTACTCCATTTGACATGATCGATAAGGCTCCTGAGGAAAGATCAAGAGGTATTACTATCAACGTTACTCACGTTGAATATCAAACAGAAAAAAGACATTATGCACATATAGACTGTCCAGGACATGCTGACTATATCAAAAACATGATTACAGGTGCAGCTCAGATGGATGGTGCTATATTAGTTGTTGCAGCAACTGACGGTGTAATGCCACAAACAAGAGAGCACGTTCTTTTGGCAAGACAAGTTAACGTACCTGCTATAGCAGTGTTTATCAATAAAGTGGATATGGTTGAAGATGAAGAATTAATTGAATTAGTAGAAATGGAAGTTAGAGAATTATTATCAAGCTATGAATTCCCAGGTGACGATGTTCCAGTAATTAAAGGTTCAGCTTTAAAAGCATTAGAAGAGCCAGATGATGTAGACGAATGGAAATCACATATTTATGAATTAATGGATGCAGTAGACGATTACTTCCCAGAACCAGAAAGAGCTGCAGATCAACCATTCTTAATGCCAATAGAAGATATTTTCACAATAACAGGTAGAGGAACAGTAGTTACAGGAAGAATTGAAAGAGGTAAAATACACACTGGAGATGAAATTGAACTTATAGGTGTAGGTAAAGAAATTTCTAAAACAGTTTGTACTGGTGTAGAAATGTTCAGAAAAGAATTAGACGAAGGTACAGCTGGAGATAACGTTGGTATACTTTTAAGAGGTAAAGGAAAAGATGACGTTAAAAGAGGACAAGTCTTGGCAAAACCAGGCTCAATTACTCCTCATAAAAAATTTAAAGCCGAAGTTTACGTTTTAAAGAAAGAAGAAGGCGGAAGACATACTCCATTCACAAAAGGATATAGACCACAGTTTTATATCAGAACAGCGGATGTTACTGGTACATTAATTGATTTTGATGGTGGAGCAGAAATGGTAATGCCTGGAGACAACATAACAATGACAATTGAATTAATCTACCCAGTTGCTCTTGAAAACAACATGAGATTTGCTATAAGAGAAGGCGGAAGAACTGTTGGTGCTGGTGTTGTTACAGAAATAATAGAGTAA
- the rpsJ gene encoding 30S ribosomal protein S10: MGKKFIKIRLKAYDHRLLDDSSKKIIDAVKDSDVKLSGPIPLPVEKSVYSVIRSPHKYSYSMEQFEKRVHKRVIYIYDASSETVTKLLKVKLPAGVAVDIKA, from the coding sequence ATGGGTAAAAAATTTATAAAAATTAGATTGAAAGCTTATGATCATAGATTGTTGGATGATTCTTCTAAAAAAATAATCGATGCAGTAAAAGATTCAGACGTAAAATTATCTGGACCTATTCCATTACCAGTAGAAAAAAGTGTTTATTCAGTAATCAGATCACCACATAAATATTCATACTCAATGGAACAATTTGAAAAAAGAGTTCATAAAAGAGTTATTTACATATATGATGCTTCATCTGAAACTGTTACAAAATTATTGAAAGTTAAATTACCAGCAGGTGTTGCAGTAGATATAAAAGCGTAA
- the rplC gene encoding 50S ribosomal protein L3, with protein sequence MKGILGKKVGMTRVYKDGKAIPVTVIKAGPCFVVQKKNVDNDGYNAIQIGFEEIPERKVKKPLAGHFKKAEVKPMRHLHEIKVENIDDYEIGQEIKVDLFEEGDKIDVIGTSKGKGTAGHIKRWNFSGGEKTHGSKFHRALGSTGNASYPARVFKGKKMAGQYGNAKTTVLNSEVVYLDVENDIIAIKGGVPGAKGGLVFVRNAVKVKK encoded by the coding sequence ATGAAAGGTATTTTAGGAAAAAAAGTAGGTATGACTAGAGTGTATAAAGACGGAAAGGCTATCCCGGTCACAGTTATAAAAGCTGGACCTTGTTTTGTCGTTCAAAAGAAAAATGTTGACAACGATGGATATAATGCTATTCAAATTGGTTTTGAAGAAATTCCTGAAAGAAAAGTAAAAAAACCTCTCGCAGGACATTTCAAAAAAGCAGAAGTTAAACCAATGAGGCACTTACACGAAATTAAAGTTGAAAACATTGACGATTATGAAATTGGACAAGAAATTAAGGTTGATCTTTTTGAAGAAGGTGACAAAATTGATGTTATTGGTACTTCAAAAGGAAAGGGAACAGCTGGTCATATAAAAAGATGGAATTTTAGTGGAGGAGAAAAAACTCACGGGTCTAAATTTCATAGAGCATTAGGATCAACTGGTAACGCATCATATCCTGCAAGAGTATTCAAAGGTAAAAAGATGGCAGGACAATACGGTAATGCAAAAACAACAGTTCTAAATTCAGAAGTTGTATATTTAGATGTAGAAAATGATATAATAGCGATCAAAGGTGGAGTTCCAGGAGCGAAGGGCGGATTAGTGTTTGTAAGAAACGCTGTTAAAGTTAAAAAATAA
- the rplD gene encoding 50S ribosomal protein L4, with protein MAKVDILNTKGQNVETLELNDNIFSLEPHKDLMYRYLDMQLTNSRAGTASTKTRSEVRGGGRKPWAQKHTGRARAGSIRSPLFRKGGVIFGPKPRDFNKKLNKKMKRLALKSALSLRLSEGNMIILDDISFDTPKTKSMKEVLSALDLTSKKVLMLLPYKEEKYENVKLSAKNISKIKVIIADNPNQGKTNVDGLNLFDLINNEKIILTKDMVKKIEEVLV; from the coding sequence ATGGCTAAAGTTGATATATTGAATACAAAAGGCCAAAATGTTGAAACTTTAGAATTGAATGACAATATCTTTTCATTAGAGCCTCACAAAGATCTAATGTACAGATACTTGGACATGCAATTAACAAACAGTAGAGCAGGAACCGCTTCTACTAAGACAAGGTCTGAAGTAAGAGGTGGAGGAAGAAAGCCTTGGGCCCAAAAACATACTGGTAGGGCAAGAGCTGGATCAATAAGATCTCCTTTATTCAGAAAAGGTGGAGTTATTTTTGGTCCAAAACCAAGAGATTTTAACAAAAAACTAAACAAAAAGATGAAAAGATTAGCTCTTAAATCAGCATTAAGTTTAAGACTAAGTGAAGGGAACATGATCATTTTAGATGATATCAGTTTTGATACACCAAAAACAAAATCAATGAAAGAAGTTTTGTCTGCATTAGATTTAACAAGTAAAAAAGTACTAATGCTTTTACCTTATAAAGAAGAAAAATATGAAAATGTTAAATTATCTGCTAAGAATATCTCTAAAATAAAGGTAATTATTGCTGATAATCCTAATCAAGGTAAAACAAATGTCGATGGTTTAAACCTTTTTGATTTAATTAACAATGAAAAAATCATTCTTACTAAAGATATGGTTAAGAAAATTGAGGAGGTGCTCGTCTAA
- the rplW gene encoding 50S ribosomal protein L23, with amino-acid sequence MEKTRAYDIIIKPILTEKSYMMMQENKYTFKVAKDANKLEIREAIELLFNVKVVDVKTMNYKPKPKRLGRSEGYRSSWKKAIIKLADGYVIRELQGNM; translated from the coding sequence ATGGAAAAAACAAGAGCATATGATATAATTATAAAACCTATCCTCACAGAAAAAAGCTATATGATGATGCAAGAAAATAAATACACATTTAAAGTAGCAAAAGATGCAAATAAATTAGAAATAAGAGAAGCAATTGAATTATTATTTAATGTTAAAGTTGTTGACGTGAAAACTATGAACTATAAACCAAAACCTAAGAGATTGGGTAGAAGTGAAGGTTATAGAAGTAGTTGGAAAAAAGCAATAATAAAACTTGCGGATGGCTATGTAATTAGAGAATTACAAGGCAACATGTAA
- the rplB gene encoding 50S ribosomal protein L2 encodes MALKKFKPSTPSRRFMVMVDQSDLSKKGPEKSLLAPLKKSSGRNNYGRVTMRHRGGGHKRRYRIIDFKRNKVDVPAKVVSIEYDPNRSARIALLYYIDGDKKYILAPKGLKVGSTVMNGPNAEIKPGNAMPLENIPLGSIIHNVEFEPGRGGKIAKSAGTYAQLMAKEGKYALLRMPSGELRRVRTTCIATLGMVGNEDHINEVDGKAGRKRWKGWKSKVRGMVQNPVDHPMGGGEGASKGHLPRSPWGTPSKGFKTRRGKKQSDKFIVRRRKGK; translated from the coding sequence ATGGCTCTTAAGAAGTTTAAACCATCAACTCCTTCTAGAAGATTTATGGTGATGGTAGATCAATCCGACTTAAGTAAAAAAGGACCAGAGAAATCTCTATTGGCTCCTCTTAAAAAATCTTCCGGTAGAAACAATTACGGTAGAGTAACTATGAGACATAGAGGTGGAGGTCATAAAAGAAGATATAGAATAATTGACTTTAAAAGAAATAAAGTTGATGTTCCTGCAAAGGTAGTTTCTATTGAATATGATCCAAACAGAAGTGCAAGAATTGCATTGTTATATTACATTGATGGCGATAAAAAATATATTTTAGCACCAAAAGGATTAAAAGTTGGATCAACAGTAATGAATGGCCCAAATGCAGAAATCAAACCTGGTAATGCGATGCCGTTAGAAAATATTCCTTTAGGTTCTATCATACACAACGTTGAGTTTGAACCTGGAAGAGGCGGAAAAATAGCAAAATCTGCTGGGACTTATGCTCAGTTAATGGCAAAAGAAGGTAAATATGCATTATTAAGAATGCCATCAGGAGAACTACGAAGAGTAAGAACTACTTGTATTGCTACATTAGGGATGGTGGGAAATGAAGACCACATAAACGAAGTAGACGGTAAAGCAGGTAGAAAAAGATGGAAAGGTTGGAAATCTAAAGTTAGAGGTATGGTTCAAAACCCAGTTGATCATCCAATGGGTGGTGGTGAAGGAGCTTCAAAAGGACATCTTCCAAGATCACCATGGGGAACACCATCAAAAGGATTTAAAACAAGAAGAGGAAAAAAACAAAGTGATAAATTTATAGTAAGAAGAAGAAAAGGTAAATAA
- the rpsS gene encoding 30S ribosomal protein S19 → MSRSLKKGPYIHKSLIKKISSMNEKGEKKVIKTWSRASMIIPEMVGHTIAVHNGMKHIPVYISEQMIGHRLGEFAPTRRFGGHVDKKAAKGKMK, encoded by the coding sequence GTGAGTAGATCATTGAAAAAGGGACCATATATACATAAAAGTCTCATAAAGAAAATAAGTTCAATGAACGAAAAAGGCGAAAAAAAAGTAATAAAAACATGGTCAAGAGCATCAATGATAATCCCTGAAATGGTAGGACATACAATAGCTGTTCATAATGGAATGAAACATATTCCAGTTTATATAAGTGAACAGATGATCGGACATAGATTAGGTGAATTTGCTCCAACTAGAAGATTTGGGGGTCACGTAGACAAAAAAGCAGCTAAAGGAAAGATGAAGTGA
- the rplV gene encoding 50S ribosomal protein L22: protein MASNVSRVKDGKRLKRSVYHKLRKEEEAAKPKVEAKAVAKYIRMSPSKGRSTANAIRGKDVSEALQILMFSPKKAARIIYKVLMSAIANAENNFGLKAENLIVSEIMINEGPRMKRLWARGRGRADILQKRMSHIQITVRDKNAEE, encoded by the coding sequence ATGGCTTCTAATGTTTCAAGAGTTAAAGACGGAAAAAGATTAAAAAGATCCGTTTATCATAAATTGAGAAAAGAAGAAGAAGCAGCAAAACCAAAGGTTGAAGCAAAAGCAGTTGCAAAGTACATAAGAATGTCGCCAAGTAAAGGTAGATCAACTGCAAATGCAATAAGAGGAAAAGATGTTTCAGAAGCACTTCAAATATTAATGTTCAGTCCTAAAAAAGCGGCCAGAATAATATATAAAGTTTTAATGAGTGCTATTGCTAACGCTGAAAACAACTTTGGTTTGAAAGCAGAAAACTTAATCGTATCTGAAATAATGATAAATGAAGGTCCAAGAATGAAAAGACTATGGGCCAGAGGAAGAGGAAGAGCCGATATTTTACAGAAGAGAATGTCTCATATACAAATTACAGTTAGGGATAAAAACGCTGAAGAATAA
- the rpsC gene encoding 30S ribosomal protein S3, whose product MGSKVHPYGFRVGVSKEWKSVWFSEKNYDEYLSEDRQIRDHIYKKYERAGIADVIIQRPGDSLVKIDIHASRVGMVIGKKGSEIKALREELSKMINNRAIKVYVEEVKVPYTSSQLVAEDVAGQLLRRVSHKVAMKRAISNAMRRGVKGIKIMVSGRLGGADIARTEWYMEGRLPLQTLRSDIDYTSKEAQTKYGTIGIKVWIYKGDTHL is encoded by the coding sequence GTGGGTTCAAAAGTACATCCATACGGGTTCAGAGTAGGTGTTTCCAAAGAATGGAAGTCAGTTTGGTTCAGTGAAAAGAACTATGATGAATACCTAAGTGAAGATAGACAAATTAGAGATCACATATATAAAAAATATGAAAGAGCAGGAATCGCTGATGTTATTATTCAAAGACCTGGTGATTCTTTAGTAAAAATAGATATACATGCTTCAAGAGTAGGCATGGTTATTGGTAAAAAAGGTTCTGAAATTAAAGCACTTAGGGAAGAATTAAGCAAGATGATAAACAACAGGGCAATAAAAGTCTATGTTGAAGAAGTAAAAGTGCCTTACACATCTTCACAATTAGTAGCTGAAGATGTAGCTGGACAGCTTTTAAGAAGAGTTTCTCATAAAGTAGCTATGAAAAGAGCTATATCTAATGCTATGAGAAGAGGAGTAAAAGGAATCAAAATAATGGTTTCAGGAAGATTAGGTGGAGCAGATATTGCTAGAACTGAATGGTATATGGAAGGAAGACTACCTTTACAAACTTTAAGATCCGATATAGATTACACATCAAAAGAAGCTCAAACAAAGTATGGAACCATTGGAATAAAAGTGTGGATCTATAAAGGTGACACACACTTATGA
- the rplP gene encoding 50S ribosomal protein L16 translates to MLMPKRVKYRRVHRGNNTGMTKGGSLVHFGEYGLKALEGQWITAQQIEACRLAMVRTLKRNGKIWIRIFPDKSITSKGIGTRQGKGKGDVEGWVAVVKPGKVLFEVGGVDSATAKRALHYAATKLPIRTKIVPRYKIGGEKL, encoded by the coding sequence ATGTTAATGCCAAAAAGAGTTAAATATAGAAGAGTTCATAGAGGAAACAACACCGGTATGACAAAAGGTGGAAGCTTAGTTCATTTTGGTGAATATGGGTTAAAAGCTTTAGAAGGGCAATGGATAACAGCTCAGCAAATTGAAGCATGCAGATTAGCTATGGTAAGAACTTTAAAAAGAAATGGAAAAATATGGATTAGAATATTCCCTGATAAATCAATTACTTCCAAAGGAATTGGTACAAGGCAAGGTAAAGGTAAGGGAGATGTAGAAGGTTGGGTTGCAGTAGTAAAACCAGGTAAAGTTCTTTTTGAAGTTGGGGGTGTAGACTCAGCAACAGCTAAAAGAGCACTTCATTATGCAGCAACAAAACTCCCAATAAGAACCAAGATTGTGCCCAGATATAAAATAGGGGGTGAAAAGTTATGA
- the rpmC gene encoding 50S ribosomal protein L29, translated as MKVAELRNLTDVELTQKFEDTKKKLFELRFQAEMGQLTNTSSIKEVRRDIARIKTILRERELGIRR; from the coding sequence ATGAAGGTAGCTGAGTTAAGAAACTTAACAGATGTTGAATTAACCCAAAAATTTGAAGATACAAAAAAGAAATTATTCGAATTAAGATTTCAAGCAGAAATGGGTCAACTAACAAATACATCTTCTATTAAGGAAGTAAGAAGAGATATAGCAAGGATAAAGACGATTTTAAGAGAAAGGGAATTGGGCATAAGGAGGTAA
- the rpsQ gene encoding 30S ribosomal protein S17: MPKKKIVGKVISDKMDKSITVEVKDLVKHPVYKKTIRRTKKYHAHDENNEASIGDIVQIQESRPYSKLKRFELIKIVKKSIFGEEEETPESVDEILGGES; encoded by the coding sequence ATGCCAAAGAAAAAAATAGTTGGAAAAGTAATCAGCGATAAAATGGATAAATCTATAACTGTAGAAGTTAAAGATTTGGTAAAGCATCCTGTTTATAAAAAAACAATTAGAAGAACCAAAAAGTACCATGCACATGATGAAAATAATGAAGCAAGCATTGGAGATATAGTTCAAATTCAAGAATCCAGACCATACTCAAAATTAAAAAGATTTGAATTAATAAAGATTGTTAAAAAATCAATCTTTGGAGAAGAAGAGGAAACACCCGAGTCTGTGGATGAAATTCTCGGAGGTGAAAGCTAA
- the rplN gene encoding 50S ribosomal protein L14 has protein sequence MVQVETKLRVADNSGAKVIKVIRVLGGFHKATGSLGEIIVAAVQEAIPHADIKKGQVVKAVIIRTSKEVRRKDGSYIRFDDNAAVLIDKNNLPIGTRVFGPVAREIRDAGYTKIASLAKEVW, from the coding sequence ATGGTTCAAGTAGAGACAAAGTTAAGAGTAGCTGATAACTCTGGAGCAAAGGTTATAAAAGTTATTAGAGTTTTAGGTGGGTTTCACAAAGCTACAGGATCATTAGGAGAAATAATTGTTGCTGCAGTTCAAGAAGCTATTCCACATGCTGATATAAAAAAAGGTCAAGTGGTAAAAGCTGTAATAATTAGAACCAGTAAAGAAGTAAGAAGAAAAGACGGATCATACATTAGGTTTGATGATAATGCTGCTGTATTGATTGATAAAAACAACTTACCAATTGGTACAAGAGTTTTCGGACCCGTTGCAAGAGAAATAAGAGATGCAGGTTACACAAAAATAGCATCACTTGCAAAAGAAGTTTGGTGA
- the rplX gene encoding 50S ribosomal protein L24 has product MRIKKDDTVQVISGKDKGKKGKVLRVIPKAESVIVDNVNVVKKHQRPTQQMREGGIIEQPSPIHVSKVQVVCPSCGKKTRVGYETLDDGKKARYCKKCEEIIDKV; this is encoded by the coding sequence ATGAGGATAAAAAAAGATGATACTGTGCAAGTTATATCTGGAAAAGATAAAGGTAAAAAAGGTAAAGTTTTAAGAGTTATACCAAAAGCGGAATCGGTTATTGTTGATAATGTTAATGTTGTAAAAAAACATCAAAGGCCAACTCAACAAATGAGAGAAGGCGGCATTATAGAGCAACCTTCCCCAATTCATGTTTCAAAAGTCCAAGTAGTATGTCCAAGTTGTGGTAAAAAGACAAGAGTTGGATATGAAACATTGGATGACGGTAAAAAAGCAAGATACTGTAAGAAATGTGAAGAAATAATCGATAAAGTGTAA
- the rplE gene encoding 50S ribosomal protein L5, producing the protein MAEYIPLKDRYKEQVVPDLMKKFQYKNLMQVPEIVKIVVNMGISEGARNKGVPEKHAQELSTIVGQKAVVTKARKSVANFKLREGMPIGAKVTLRGLNKYNFLYKLINIVLPKLRDFRGLPSDSFDGRGNYTFGLSEQVVFPEIRHDDVNRIQGMDITIVTSANSDEEARELLAGFGFPFKKQ; encoded by the coding sequence ATGGCTGAATATATCCCACTCAAAGACAGGTACAAAGAACAAGTTGTTCCTGATTTGATGAAGAAATTTCAATATAAAAATTTAATGCAAGTACCTGAAATTGTAAAAATAGTTGTTAACATGGGTATATCAGAAGGTGCAAGAAATAAAGGTGTTCCTGAAAAACATGCGCAAGAATTATCAACTATAGTTGGACAAAAGGCAGTAGTAACAAAAGCAAGAAAATCTGTTGCTAATTTCAAACTAAGAGAAGGAATGCCAATTGGTGCAAAAGTCACTTTAAGAGGGTTAAATAAATACAATTTCTTATACAAACTAATTAATATTGTATTACCTAAATTAAGAGACTTTAGAGGATTACCTTCTGATTCATTTGATGGAAGAGGAAATTATACATTTGGTCTAAGTGAACAAGTGGTTTTCCCAGAAATAAGACATGATGATGTGAATAGAATTCAGGGAATGGATATCACAATAGTTACATCTGCTAATTCAGACGAAGAAGCAAGGGAACTTTTAGCAGGCTTTGGATTCCCATTCAAAAAACAGTGA
- a CDS encoding type Z 30S ribosomal protein S14 — MARKALIEKWKKQPKYKTRKYSRCKVCGRPRGVIREFGLCRICFRKMALEGKLPGVKKASW, encoded by the coding sequence ATGGCTAGAAAGGCGTTAATAGAAAAATGGAAAAAACAGCCTAAATATAAAACAAGAAAATACTCAAGATGTAAAGTTTGTGGAAGACCAAGAGGTGTAATAAGAGAATTTGGTCTATGTAGAATATGTTTCAGAAAAATGGCATTAGAAGGTAAACTTCCTGGTGTCAAAAAGGCTAGCTGGTAA
- the rpsH gene encoding 30S ribosomal protein S8, with amino-acid sequence MWSDPIADMLTRIRNSNSVFKESVEIPASNMKKSILDILKREGYITDYKFIEDGKQGVLKVNLKYKGERRNKEKVIDGILRVSKAGRRVYVKSDEIPSVKGGLGIAIISTSKGIITDKEARDYKVGGEVICYVW; translated from the coding sequence ATGTGGTCTGATCCCATAGCAGATATGCTAACAAGAATCAGAAACTCAAATTCAGTTTTTAAAGAAAGTGTTGAGATTCCTGCATCTAATATGAAAAAATCAATTCTTGATATATTAAAAAGAGAAGGATACATTACTGATTATAAATTTATTGAAGATGGTAAACAAGGAGTACTCAAAGTAAATTTGAAATACAAAGGTGAAAGAAGAAATAAAGAAAAAGTAATAGATGGCATATTAAGAGTGTCAAAAGCTGGTAGAAGAGTATATGTAAAATCAGATGAAATCCCATCAGTAAAAGGCGGCTTAGGTATAGCTATAATTTCAACTTCTAAAGGAATAATTACAGATAAAGAAGCCAGAGATTATAAAGTTGGTGGAGAGGTAATCTGTTATGTTTGGTAA
- the rplF gene encoding 50S ribosomal protein L6: protein MSRIADKPTTIPNGVDIKKEGMSIIVKGKNGELKIDLDEQFDIEINENELMVVSKSSESKRKSNMKKQTALRGTYTSIIRNMIKGVTEGFEKNLEILGIGYRAQMQGNKLILNLGYSHPIEITPPEGITIEVPQPNKVNIKGIDKHAVGQVAAKIRKIREPNAYSGKGVKYLDEVIIKKEGKKV from the coding sequence ATGTCTAGAATTGCAGATAAACCAACAACTATCCCTAATGGTGTTGATATCAAAAAAGAAGGTATGAGCATCATAGTAAAAGGGAAAAATGGCGAACTAAAGATTGATTTAGACGAACAATTTGATATTGAAATAAATGAAAATGAATTAATGGTTGTTTCAAAATCATCAGAAAGCAAAAGAAAATCAAACATGAAAAAACAAACAGCTTTAAGAGGAACTTATACATCAATAATCAGAAACATGATAAAAGGTGTAACAGAAGGGTTTGAAAAAAACTTAGAAATATTAGGAATTGGATATAGAGCACAAATGCAAGGTAATAAATTAATATTAAACCTTGGGTATTCTCATCCAATTGAAATAACACCTCCAGAGGGAATAACTATTGAAGTTCCACAGCCAAATAAAGTTAACATAAAAGGCATAGATAAACATGCAGTTGGTCAAGTTGCAGCAAAAATAAGAAAAATAAGAGAACCTAATGCATATTCTGGTAAAGGTGTCAAATACTTAGATGAAGTGATAATCAAGAAAGAAGGTAAAAAGGTTTAA
- the rplR gene encoding 50S ribosomal protein L18: MIKKANKKALRNKRRTKIRKVLRGTAERPRMVVNKSEKHIYAQIINDEEGKTLVSASTLDKELKDSLEKTWNIDAAKKVGELIGKRAKEKGISKIAFDRAGYKYHGRIKALADSARESGLEF, translated from the coding sequence ATGATAAAAAAAGCCAATAAAAAAGCTCTTAGAAATAAAAGAAGAACAAAAATTAGAAAAGTTCTAAGGGGCACTGCTGAAAGACCAAGAATGGTTGTTAATAAATCGGAAAAACATATTTATGCTCAAATTATCAATGATGAAGAAGGTAAAACTTTAGTATCAGCTTCAACTTTAGACAAAGAGTTAAAAGATAGTTTGGAAAAAACATGGAATATTGACGCTGCTAAAAAAGTTGGAGAATTAATAGGTAAAAGAGCAAAAGAAAAAGGAATATCAAAAATTGCTTTTGATAGAGCTGGATATAAATATCATGGAAGAATAAAAGCCCTTGCGGATTCAGCCCGTGAATCAGGGCTAGAGTTTTAG